The Sporosarcina sp. 6E9 genome segment TTCTGTGAATGGCTTAGAACCTCCGAGTTTACATAAATGCAAGTAATCTTCCCATGCGCTCTCTTGATCCTCTAGCGAACGTTTCCAAAACTGGAACGCACAAATTTGAGCAAGTGTATAATCGATATAATAAAAAGCAGAATGGAAAATATGACCTTGACGTTGCCACACAGCACCCGACTCCAAATAATGATTTCCATCATAATCGCGGGAAGGCAAATATGTCGCTTCAATTTTTTTCCATGCAGCCTTCCGTTCAGCAGGTGTCATTTCAGGTTTCCCATAAACAACATGTTGAAACTCATCAACAGAAACACCATACGGCAAAAATAGAAGTGCGCTACTTAAATGAGCGAATTTATATTTTTCGGTCTGTTCCTTGAAAAACAATTCCATCCAAGGCCAAGTGAAAAATTCCATACTCATAGAGTGGATTTCGCAAGCTTCATGAGTTGGCCACATGTATTCTGGAATTCCGATATTGCGACTACTATAGACTTGGAATGCATGTCCAGCTTCATGAGTTAATACATCGATATCTCCAGAAGTTCCGTTGAAGTTTGAAAAGATAAAAGGTGAGTCATAATTATCGATAAAGGTACAATAACCGCCCGCTTCTTTTCCTGTTTTCGCTTCAAGGTCCATCAAATTCTTATTCGTCATGTATTGGAAAAACTCATTTGTTTCATGTGATAATTCGGCATACATTTTTTTACCGTTTTCAATAATCCACTCTGGGCTACCTTGTGGAGTTGCATTTCCTGATAAGAAATTAAGCGATTGATCATAAAACTTCAATTTATCAACTTCAATTCGTTCCGCTTGTCGCTCATATAAACGATTCGCTAGGGGAACGATATGATCCCTAACTTGATTGCGGAAGTTTTTTACCATTTCAGCATTATAACC includes the following:
- a CDS encoding M3 family oligoendopeptidase, with translation MLKFEDFQYSRPDMNKIKNDFTIFLEEFQKANSFEQQNEVIEKINAIGNDFSTQSNLVYIRASINTNDEFYQKERDYFDEIEPEYQELSTAYYKKLISTPFREQLEKKWGSQLFALAENAIKSFSPEVLPLLQQENKLISDYSKLVASAQIEFDGKTLTLAQLEPYTESTDRAVRKAAMEATYKFYEDNGDKFDEIYDKLVKLRHEIATTLGFKNFVELGYLRMNRIGYNAEMVKNFRNQVRDHIVPLANRLYERQAERIEVDKLKFYDQSLNFLSGNATPQGSPEWIIENGKKMYAELSHETNEFFQYMTNKNLMDLEAKTGKEAGGYCTFIDNYDSPFIFSNFNGTSGDIDVLTHEAGHAFQVYSSRNIGIPEYMWPTHEACEIHSMSMEFFTWPWMELFFKEQTEKYKFAHLSSALLFLPYGVSVDEFQHVVYGKPEMTPAERKAAWKKIEATYLPSRDYDGNHYLESGAVWQRQGHIFHSAFYYIDYTLAQICAFQFWKRSLEDQESAWEDYLHLCKLGGSKPFTELVAEANLISPFEDGCVESVIGTIESWLDAVDDKAL